ccatatcctctgctttagctcctttCTGAAGCACCTAGATAATAGTATTTGATGCTTACTTCCTGAGTTGTGTTGCAGATGTAAAAAAACTTCCCCTGtccaccaaatggaagatgtcCACTACTTGGTGACCATGAGCACACAGTCCCAGGCCCCCTAGAGCCTAAGGACTGATACAGCTCACCCGGTGACACCACCCTGATACCTCACCATCAGCCAGAGAACTAcacaagctgatcacacaccctgcgacccccctccctcacctggctTTTCAAAGGGCTTTGCCGAAACCCTTCGGCTTTTTAGGGCGGAGCCACCTCTCCTTGCAAGACCtcataaacctttctctgctccaggctCTGACGTTTCCGTttctttggcctcactgtgcattggGCACACCAACTTGGGTTAACACTAAGTTTGTGATCATTTGTCTTGCAGCAATAGAGCACTAATACagccagaaagaaacaaacataCAGAAATCGCAAATGAGCGGCCGGAGGATTTTTGCTCAAAGCCCAGACAGCTTCCCCTCCACCCTGCCCAGGACAGATAAAGACTCTATCACTGACAAAGTCAATACAAAATACTTCcagttcaaaaaaaaaacccttcatttGCCACGCTGGGCTTGGTCCCACAGGAAGGCGTGGTTCTGTACTCGCCAGTCTCACTGACAGAGCGAGGCTGAGTCACCCGTTTTAAGAGGCAGCAGGCTTGGGGCCTCCCAAGCTGGCTCCCCTGGCCTGGAGACAGCTCTCTCAGGCTTCATCTAAACCTCGAACAGCTGCCTGACTTTATGCCAAGACCTTTGACCTACGTACCTGCATACTTGGCTCTACCTCCACTTGCAAGGCATGCTGGGAAACTAAGCGGGGGCTTTAGGACCCATGAGccagttgttgctcagttgtgtctgactgtttgggatcccgtggactgcagcaagccacgcttttctgtccttcaccatctcgcggaattcagacggtaaagcgtctgcctgcaatgcgggagaccggggttcgattcctgggttgggaagatcccctggagaaggaaatggcaatccactccagcactcttgcctggaaaatcccatgggcgggggagcctgataggctacagtccatggggtcgcaaagagtcggacacaactgagcgacttcactttcacatccactgaagcagtgatgccatccaaccatctcttcctctgtcgcccttgtctcctcctgccctcagtctttcccagaaggcAGAGAGTATAATGATTAAGCACTCTGacttgtcttccctggtggtccagcggttaagacttcatgctgccaatgcaggagttgtgggttccatccctggtcagggaattaagatcccatataccttgtggtcaaaatggaagaaaaaaggagCTCTGGCTTCTGCAGAAAACAATGGTTTTGCCTGTTAACTGTGACGTTTTGCAAATTCTTTACGCCCTCAGCACcccaatctgtaaaatggggataacagagTTGTGAAGGTTGGAAGTAAGACAGAACACTGGTGAGTGGGGCCTAGCCCTAGCAAGCCATCAAAACGCAAGCTGGTGTTTGGCTGATTTTGATGCTGATCTACACAAGCCCCAAAGCTGGGTTCTCATCAGATTGTAAGTGCCCATCCCCATGCCCCAGGTCAGGCAGCAGACCACATCTTGGTCCCTTGTTTTGGAGCCGAAGTGACTGCTGAATGACTAACCACTCCACAATGGAACAAGGAGTATCAAACCCTGTCAATCAGCCAcaacatatacacagaaaaaagCAACTGTCTTTCACTGGCTtcttcttgctttcttctttcattataaCCTGTGCTGTACCAACTGGTCAGCGTTACTACTGGATAAAAGTAAGGGAATGTACTAAAGCAACAATATGAGAGTGGGCAACATGAAATATTGTAAAGTGTGAACTCTAAAAACAaagtaattaacatttttaaaagatggcatCACGATGCTAAAAATTTACATCCCTCATTCAGGAAGGTGGGGTTCTAGTAAATGTCACTGAACCAGCTTTGATGATGGAATTTATGAGGCTGTGCCAGCCAGATTGTGATGATACAGCATTCAAAGGTATATGTCACTTATAAATATAACCACATCTAGACTCATAAAAATAGACTGCCTGTTTAAATAGAAGCTTCTTTCTGAacattgctaagtgaaataatttgtAATTTTCCCAAATTGCAATGACGGAGGTAGCAGTGGTATTTTCCCCCTTTCTGGAGATGACCATCTACTATTTGGATTTGCAGATTGGTTAACTGGCTGGAAGATCTGAGAAGCAAAACGCTGTTCTAGTAATTTTGTACAGTCCTGGGTTAAGCTCAGAAGACTTGACTGAGGGAAGATTAACACAAGCGAGAGCCTGTCCAATACATTTTATATGAGAAACCaggctatatttttaaaaactagtgttttcaaaaataaaactattgcCCAGTGCCTACAGCTCTTTACTTCTTAGCAAATGATTTCCCTGACTAGAATGCAAGATCTGGAAAGTCTGTCTCTCTGCCCGTTTCCTTCACTGTTGCTACCCTGGTGCCAAGAATGGCACCTGGCACTGACTAAATATGTCcggaataaattaattaatgcaATTAAATGAATTAGCAAGTGATAACAGTGTTGGTGCTCATTTTCTGTCTAAATTCTGAGCAATTAAAAATGTGAACACGATCAGaccaaaaatggggaaaaaaggaaagggagcagggaggggatgTAAAGTCATATTTGAATTTGTGAGCATattggaagagaagaagaaaacgCAGTATCAATGGCGAAGTTTTCATTCCTGCATGGAAATTTCCAGAGCCTATGTTGTAAACCATCTTACAATGGGTAGTTTATGACCAGTAACCTTTTTGCTTAAATGATCATGTGGCAGCAGCGCCATCTTCTGGGTAACTAGTTGGGCATTTTGGAATAATAGTGTAGAGTTTTTTCATATACCAAATTGAGTTTAGAATCACAGAAGATTACTTAGAAAATATCTTTAGAGATCATCTAGGCCATATGTCATCTTACAGGTAAGGATTTGCCTTAAGTGGGtacaatattttcttattttctcttgatCCAATGGAGCTCCAAATTCATGTCTCGGAGAGAAGACAAACTACAGCCATCATTGCTAAATTATATCACAGGTCTCATATAAATCAGAAACTGAGAGGCAGTTAAAATCCATTTGTCAAGCATCTGAAGAGTGCTGTCCAATAGGAATTTCTGCAACAACGGAGCAATAGAACTTCCTGTGATGATCTATACATGTCTGTGCTGTCCAATACAGTAGTCGCTAGCCACTTGAGGTTATTAAACATCTAAAATGAGGCTAATGATGCAGAAGAACTGGATTTTTAACTGTAAAgctaatttgcatttttcaaaagtCCCATATGGCGAgtgcagggtttctcaaccttggcactattgacatttggggcttGATCATTCTTTGCTGTGGTGACTGTGTTGTACACTGTACGATGTTTAGCAACAGTCCCAGCCTCTAGCCACTGGCCACGAGTACCCTCCCCCTGGATGTTGCCAAATACACTCTCTAAGGGGCAAAATCACCCCTGGTTGAAAACCAGTGGGCTAGTAGCCATAGCACTGAACAGCACAGTTCTAGAACATTTTGGTTGAGAAAAAGAACTGCCCACTATCCTGTACTAAGGCAGTAGTGGTCTTGTAATAAGAACaaggaaggtttaaaaaaaaaagtaaataaagtcaGACATAGTCACAGAAATGTCACACTTCTTTAATCTTTTTTCCCCACGAAGTGGAGACAGAGCCAGGATAGCGATACTGGAAAATTCTGCCTCCCTCACAAGTCCCCAAGTTAGCATCAGGAAACCTACACTTAACAAATTGACCTCCCTAAGTCTTACGGTATCACCTAGGGAAGAGGGGACGAACCGTGCCTACCTGGTGGGGTTGCTCTGGGGACTAAATTAGACAAAGCATAAAGGGTTTACAGCTCAGTGCTTGGCAAGGTAAGATATTCAACACCATGGATATCTTAGCCACCCTCTTCCAGGCAGGGGACAAAATTTTTCATACCCTTCAACTAACAGCACAAAAGAACCTAGTACAAAGCTACAGATAACAATCTcactgaaaaaagcaaaaacttagCTGAACTCTATAAACCTGACTTTACTTGAAAATCCCAGTGCTCTCAACACTCAATAACGtttgcctgttgtctgtgtcGCCATTCCCTTGACACATTTAATTGTGGAGGAGAAACCGTTTCAGCTCCTCAGGGAGGTTGAGTTCAGAGATCTTATGATGCTGCTGGATCCCAAAGCACTTCCGAATTCTAAGGCGGCATAACTGCATCAAAGAAGAGGGCCCTGGAGAAAGATGATAAGACAAGTCACACATGGGTTTCACTGATCCAAGACTTTTCCTCTCCTTCACTAAAAGCATAAAAGATTTAACACTATTATCGAGAAATAATATGGTACTGCTTAAGACCATGCTCTGGGTTTAATAAGAGGTATTTTAAGGCCATGGTCTCTCTTTTCTGGTATCTAACTGAAATCAGGCAATTCGGTTTTGacttaaagaaatttaaagctCGGTCTCACCAATGGAGGCTTATGGAAGCTAATTTCGAAATTACAAAGCTATGAAATCCCCAGCAATGACAAGAAAACCCATGTTTAATGGTTTTCttgtctttacttttttaaaaaaaagtccataTTTCTGGATGCAAATACtctaattttataatttagcAATTTTAAGACATTCAAATATAAGGAGCTATCTGTGAAACCTAAGCGTGATCTGAACtcatgtttgtttttatattctgcATTTAGAGCCATCCCAGTGCTTCAGCTCATAGTGGAAAATGAACTAGTACAAACTTTGCACAGATCCAGCCAAGAGTTTACATCTTAAGATAGCAATTCTCaacagggcagggggtgggaggggtgtaTTTTGCTCCCTAGGGACCCTTGGTACTGTCTGGAGACACTTTTGCTTGTCACAACTTGAGGGGTGGGCTATTAGCATCTAGAGGGTCGACgacagggatgctgctaaacatgtCCACTGTGCAGGACAGGACTGCCCCAAACTGGCCCAAAATGTAAATAGTGCTGAGCTTGAGAAGCCCTATCATAAGGTAAAAGGGTGGGAAATTGTTTCAGCCCCAACTCCTGCACTAAATTATAACAGAAGTTCTCTTTTGattattaaaaagattttttaaagcaaagcgGTATACCCTaaagaggggcttccttggtggcacaatggtaaagaatctgcctgcaatgcaggagatgtgagttcgatccctgggtagggaagatctcctggagaagggaatggtaacccactccagtattcttgctttggagaattccatggacagaggagcctggcgggctacagtctatggggtcactcggacatgactaagcaactaacactttccctttcagggctttcctggtggctcagtggtaaagaatccacctgcaatgcaggagacctgggtttgatccctgggttgggaagatcccctggaggaggacatggcaacccactccagtattcttgcctggagaatcccatggacagaggagcctgactggctactgtccatggggtcgcacagagtgggacacgacttcgCCACTAAGCATGTATGCATACCCTCAAGAATCCCATAAAGCAGTAGCCCTCACACCAGACTTGGCGGAGCTGGGGGGATGTTGGGCCCCACCCCTGAGATGTTGCTTCAACAACCATCATCAGGTGAGCTGAGCATCTGGGTTTTGTACAGGCATGCACCCCAGGTCATTGTATTGTGTGGTCAGGATTGATAATTTAATTCAAAGGGTACAGTGGCCTGTGAATTTGataccaagcaggaccctgtggggctcctgagcttttacaaaagcctttctgtgtccccatttcttgattacaggaaataggcttcattagGCTTCtaagaccttccctgagttccaaggaGCAGGTTCAAACAGATGCTAGTTAGGGAAGGAGGGGATCCTGAGACAAGGGAGgaacaatagtgcagccttgggcaGGGTCCTGGTCCCCCCTCCAGGGATACACAGAACATACATTTGAGCAGTTTTACAGATAcggaaacccccaccaggtgggagaagttaagtGAGTGCTGCCCACAAGCAATAGACCCCAGACCTGTTGGAACCGGAAGGCTAATGATGCTGACTTccacttacctcaccaccaaccaatcagaagaatgtccacgagCTGACCACGCCCTCTTTGAACCATTCCTGTTAAACTCCTCACTGCTCCCTCTAGGTGGgaacacagttttgagggcagtagcccactgtggccccctttgcctggcaaagcaataaaactgTTCTTTCCTACTTGagccaaaactctgtctccaagattcaATTAAGTGTGTCGGGCAGGGTACAAAGGCTGGATTAGACTTCAATTTCCTAGAGCATCACTGCAAGCTACAGGATAAACGGGGTTGATGGAAAAGTGGGAGGGGCAGAACTAGGCACAtagacaaggaaagaaagaaaggaaatattttcaatgaGGCCCTCACCACACATGCAGAAGGTCCCTGTTGGAATTTAGGGCACCTTCCAGACTGTTCAGTGTACTCGAGGCATATATTAATGAAGGATTTCCTGGTGTACTCAAAGCACTTATTAACAAACTGCAAAAAGCATAGTGTAGGGAAACTGAACTTAACCTCATCCCACTAAAGCACATTGAAGGACATGACTAATCACATGTGCTAGATACAATGTCAGGAACAAGTACAGGAGGTACTGATAAACGAGTACAGAGAGCAAGACACCAGAGTAAGCCTGATAGAGACTTAGGCAAAGCAGGCCATTGGAGGAAACTCGGTGTAACTACCGATGGAAATTGAATATCTGCTATTTACAAGTGGGATACTGTATAACTAGAGCCTTCATTCCATATAAATAGAGCTGAAAGCTCACTAGTGCTTTGTAGCCACTTGTTGGCACCTGCAAATATTCAGGGGGCATGGCTTTACTCCATTATGGAATCAGCTAATTCTATATTTATTGATGGGCATATTACTTTGGGgctccagttcttttttttcctgcatcaACACTCATGATGCTTTAAGACCAAAGTGCATTCAAAGTGGCTACTGTGGTGCTGGGGTGAGAGAGTCTCTATTAGTTGTCGTTGTGTGTCAGGAATAAACACTGCTTTAGCTGCTTTGGCGAGGGAGGGGGTGGTCATATTCTTGAACTTctttcaaatgtgtgtgtgtctacatatATGATTTAATGACTTTAGGGGGGCCTGAGGCACTTATGCCTTTGTGGATCTCTttctcaattgaaaaaaaaaagatattttacagCTGGTAATTTTACAACTGTGTCTGTATAAAGATGAATATAATCCAGGTTGAGTTAtagtcatttttttccttctgattttaaaagaaattaaaacatttctgcGGACACCTAAAAAAACAGTGGGCCCCACGCATTGTGCCATCTGTGCCTGCTGTAGAAATCTGCCCTGTctagatataattttttaaaaccaagaaaTCGTTAAAATGTGGGCACAACTGCCTGGGGGTTACCCCACTGCTTCACATAAAGGGTTTTCTATTGGTTTGTTCCTTGTTTGCATTGGGGGGCCCAAGGCAGGCTATGACCCCCAAGTACCCTGGGGTGATGGGTGTAGGAGGAAGAAGGATTCAGGGGCCACTTTACAATTCTGCCCAGAACCCTAATTCTCAGCAATGTGGGGAGAAAATAACCAGATGACATAACATCAGAGTCCTCCTGGTTGGCAAGCCTGCTTCAAACTTCCACAACCTCTAAGACTCAATGAAGTCTATACTCTAGTCAGATAAATAGGTCCTTAGCTGGCTGCTCTCCACCTCCCGGGACAATTAAGACTCTAACACAACATTTttagcaactataccccaataaaaattattttgtatactatcatgtgaattgaatcgccagtctatgtctgacgcaggatgcagcatgcttggggctggtgcatggggatgacccagaaagatgttatggggagggaggtgggaggggggttcatgtttgggaatgcatgtaagaattaaagattttaaaatgtaaaaaaataaaaaactaaaaataaaaaaataaaataaaataaagtaaaaactaaataataaaatttatatccACACACAAAGAAAGATTGCAATCTGAAGGGTCTCTGCTCCTCACTCCCAGCCTACCCCCAACCCAGGGAAGTGCCTCCACCTCCTTGCACACTGCTCAACCCCAGTGTTTAGTTGCTTGGGTCAGAAGTGTCAGTTTTTATTTATGAAGGTGTATGGGCTCAGTGTTGATTTAGTTATAACAGTAAATGTCTTCAGATTGCCATGGGTCATGAGAGCGATACTGTGTAATGCTCCATGAGTTGCATTCCTACCCACTATCCCAGAAACCTAATGCCCAGTAATTCGCATTAGGACATACTGGGGCTTGTATAACCTCAAAGAGGCTTCTGCCACATCACTCTAAAGCATGGCTTACAAATACCATCTGacatcacttatacgtggaatctaaaataagacacaaatgaacttaactacaaaacagaaacagactcacagacatagagaacagacttgtgtttgTCAAGGGGAAGGAGGCTGGGAGAGGGCTGGATTGGGAGTTTAGGGTTAGCAGgtgctattatatataggatggataaacaacaaggtcctactgtagagcacagggaactatactcagtatcctgTGAGAAATCATAagggaaaacaatatgaaaaggagcaaatatatatgtataactaagtcactttgctgtgcagcagaaataacactgtaaaccaaatatatttcaataaaattaattttttaaaattaagcatgtcttaatttttaacatttaaaaacaatatcTTAATTCTTTGAGAGCTGGCATACCCCTGAATGTTAGATCATCCAAACCAGCCTCTCTCCAACATGTCAAACAGCAGGATGGTTGTTTATTATGCAGCCAGTACTGTACCTTGCATACTAAATTATCTCAGCTCCCCACATTTGGGGAAGTGAGGGCATGATCTGTTTAATAGGATGCAAAGCCAGAACTTGGTTAAGTACCTGCCTCCTGCTAGAGCCCATGGGAGTCTCTACAAATTAAGGCTTAGATTCAGGTAAAGGAGAAGCACCTTCTATCTCCAAGAGCTGCCTCAGGGGGCTCTCTGGAGGCACCAGTTCCAAGGGTCGTTTGCCTTCAGCATTCCTGGCCTGCGTGTCTGCTCCAAAGTCCAGGAGCAGGCTGGCCAGCTCCCCACTGGATGCCCTGGCCACTGCATGAAGAGGGGAGTCCAGCCCCCGGCCCTGGTTCACATTCACTCCTAAACAGTCAGGAGAACAACAGAGTCAGTCAAGGAGCAGAGTGCAAGCACCCCCTTCTAAAAGTGCTGTGCCTCCACAGTGGGCATGGGAGTTCTCCAAGTCATCAGGACATGACTTGATTCCATTTAATAATATGGGGAAAAGGCCACTTAACAATATAACTAAAGGTATGACATGAGCCATATGGCAGATGAGGTTGAAAAACCTCACCCTTGCGCATCATACATAGCTGTGATAGATTTAGGAAAAACGCTGGCAGTGTGAAAGCCGCACATTACTTATTACTAGAGCCCAAATATTAGCCGGCACAGACCGGAAGTGACGCTAGATGGCAAAATCTCATCTATGGCAATTTGCCATACTCACACGCCCAGAAACTCCGATGAAGTTTAAACTGGAGACTTGAGACCATGTGAACTGGTCTGTGAAGAGCAACCAATCATGATGACATTGCCTAGACTAGGGTGGCCAATCCTAAGATTACAGGGCAGGTGGCAAAGTCACCCTCTTCGGGGGTCAAGTGGATTCCTAGGACCATCCCCACCCAATTCTATCCCTACACTCTCAACAGAACCTTAGCCCAGCCTAGACACTGGCTCCCACTGGGACATGTGGGGACATACAGCTTTGCATGAGCTGCTGTCTCTCTAGAAAAATGGGAATCTACGTCCAGTCAACAAATGTTAACTGAATTGTTCTTGTATTGTTCTCAGCTTTCGGAGGGATGCCAATCTGACCCTTTCCTGATTAGGAGCTTAAAATCCATCTAagatgagagaagagagagagaaaaccaacCTCCTCCTGGTTCATAGTAATGGCTGCCAATTGAGTAGAAGGCAATGAGAACAATAACCCTTCAGCAGAGGGAAAGattatctgatttttaaagataACCAAGACTCAAATAacttaaaatgtgaaaaaggGGTATTCCAAGTGTTGAAGGGGTTGGACAACAGCAGGAAGGTGAAAAAGAATGGTGGGACTTGGgccttttcaaaaatatatctacAATGGACTAAAACTGAGGCAAGTTTATTTCCAAATCAAAGACAACTGCTGAAGGTGGCCTAAAATTCAAAGGCCAGCCCTATCCCAGCAGCTGTGGGAGTTATGCTGGGACTAGTAATATCAATGGCCAGAGGAAGGGAGGCACGGGAAAGGGAGGAGAAACTAATAATCACTGAGGACCTTCCTGGGAGGAGGGACATCATCCTCAGCATGATTCTTGTTACAAGTAAGAGAACTCAAATTGAAACAGTTTCAAATAATTCCCCAGGGGAACACAGTCAAGATGAACTCTGATCTTGTCCAACTCCATTGCCTACACTTTTTCCTCTGCTCCAACAGAAAGAGCTTTCAAATAACCTTGAATGTACTTTTCATTTATTCTCCTTGTTCTGTTGTGCTTTTGGTTTTACCTGACTCCAGAAGTTTCTTGGCACAGGCCACCTGCAGGTTTTCACAAGCCATATATAATGGTGTGCCCAGGTGGCGGATGTTTTGGTCAATGTTGCCCCCATGAGCCGCAAGAGACTCGATGCACTgcacatggcctgcagcccaAAGTGGAGAAAACAGTTAGAGCACTAATTCTCACAGCTAGGGAAACACCACCTTGCCCATATTCTGTGTGTTGAAAATTTCCAATGACTTAACTAGGGGCCAGAAGCTATGTTCTTTACTTAGAATAGCAAATGATCTTCAACACCGTCACTAGTTAACAGGGTATTTCATAAGATGCCATCTGGAGCTCCGGGTGGAACTCCACGTGAGTTTATTAGCCATGGTAGGCAACCAGCAACCATCCACCTTTTTGAGTTGTTTGTGGCTTTGTAATCTGAGTTCAGAAATCGAAGTGAGAGTTGGGAAGAGGTATGGAAGAGGGACAAGATGGACCTGAAGGAGACAGCACAGTGGGCCACGGGACAGGGAAGGAGACCTACAACCTCACCAAAAGCAGGCCCTGGGAGGAACTGCCCACCGTCCCGTAAGAGTGGTGGGCACTGGACAGGCTTAGGAGATGGTGCCAAATCCAACATGAGTGGAGCCCTTTGTGGCCAACTATGTTGAGTGAAAGCAGAATCACTCTTCCTTGGTCGAGAATGCCATACTGAAACACTGCTCCTTTGCATTATCTAGTTATGCCATTGTAGTTCTGTGTGGATCCCAGGATCCCACATGGAGAACAAGTGCTTTGTATACCTCCTTTTCCCTCTTCAATTGTAAGATGTCCCTTGAAGGAGTGGGTGGAAAACTTCAATTCTCAACAGATTTACCTCTCTTAGCAGCTTCGTGGATGGGGGACGCCAGGTCACTCGCCGGGTGGGGACTGGCTCCATATTGCAGAAGCAAATTCACACACTCATGGCTGCCGCTGACGCAAGCGTTAAACAAGGGAGTGTGCCAGTCTACAGTGACACCATTCACCTGTAAGGAAAAACTCCAGGATGAAGGCAGGCAATGAAGTACCCTGGATTCTAACGTAAGCTCCACCATTTCCAAGCTGTTTTTTCACTTATCAGAGCCTTAAATTCCCCAGCTACAAGATGGAGACAAAAAAGAACAATTGCCACAAAGTTGCTGTGAAAAATCGAATGAAGTATGGGATGTCAGGCCCCAAGAATGTTTCTGAATATTTTGTCTcctccatgccctcccccaggaacATGAACTTGGACACTAATTAGGATAAGTTGAACAGGTCACAAACTAATCACCTTATTTTAAACACTCTATCCTAGACCCACCCCACACCAATCCAATTTCTGCACAGCAGTTAGAGTAACCTCTTAAAATTGTGAacgtattattttgttttaatttcagatgCCCCAGGTGCAAACCTGAAGGAGACACTCACTTCCAGGATCTCTCACGTTTGCACCCTCAGGCTCCTCTTTTGCCTCTGCTTAGTCCTGGCTCTGTTCCCAAGTTCGGGGTAAGTTTTCTTAACCAAAATATAAACCTGAGAATATACTTATCATGGCTCTCGGCTGCCCTCAGGACAAAGTCCAATTTCCTGGCATGGACAGCAAGCTTGTTTTGTTCTGACCCCTGTCCCCTGCTCTACCCTGCTGCTATAAGGGATGATTTGAAATCACACAAAATGCCCCCACTTTCACTTCGAGGCTTTTGCGTTTCTTTTTTCCAGTGGGTAGGAAGTTCATCATTTTCCCCAACCCGCCAATGAGCTGAGTGACTCCAACAGGTCCTATAGATTTCAACTGTGATGTCACTTCCTGCAGGAAGCATCTTTTCACTCCCTCTCTCCATCAGAAATAAACAGGTTAGGAACATTTGT
The genomic region above belongs to Ovis canadensis isolate MfBH-ARS-UI-01 breed Bighorn chromosome X, ARS-UI_OviCan_v2, whole genome shotgun sequence and contains:
- the ASB9 gene encoding ankyrin repeat and SOCS box protein 9, with protein sequence MDGEPPGRNGSKPPDMRLFFNPLMGDSVSDWSPVHEAAIHGRLLSLRSLINQGWPVNLITADRVSPLHEACLGGHPSCASILLRHGAQVNGVTVDWHTPLFNACVSGSHECVNLLLQYGASPHPASDLASPIHEAAKRGHVQCIESLAAHGGNIDQNIRHLGTPLYMACENLQVACAKKLLESGVNVNQGRGLDSPLHAVARASSGELASLLLDFGADTQARNAEGKRPLELVPPESPLRQLLEIEGPSSLMQLCRLRIRKCFGIQQHHKISELNLPEELKRFLLHN